The Pedobacter roseus genome contains a region encoding:
- a CDS encoding glycosyltransferase produces MFKIGIWHYHGGSYANGGAFAYTEALQEILAKTSFSGTEIVHVGYNIDQIFKPGSNALSLTPIYRTRWPKLLNSICIRLPFFGIKLSNRIKKKYNNNLIDNLKHAGIEVIYYINPGIEIDNFPHISTLWDLGHISMFAFPEVSMHGKLESRIENLNRDINKALIICAESEAGKKELIRYCPVNPDRIHVIPMIPGLIVKDQIATEQVDILANDKFFIYPARYWPHKNHYNLLLAFQQFIFNFPKVKLVFTGANQNNIDYINSVIQSLGLEKNVIQLGVVSLPQLKWLYKNAISLVMPTFLGPTNMPLVEAYHLGCKVICSRLDGHVEQLGEAARYFDPLDPNEIFVQMKSLYEESIGYQKKAVEIYYDETITIAALNSLFKKVKHIKRTWGALDEIS; encoded by the coding sequence TTGTTTAAAATAGGTATCTGGCATTACCATGGCGGAAGCTATGCAAATGGTGGTGCATTTGCATATACGGAAGCATTGCAAGAAATCCTAGCCAAAACCTCGTTTTCAGGCACTGAAATTGTTCACGTTGGATACAACATTGATCAAATCTTTAAACCCGGGTCAAATGCATTGTCGCTCACCCCTATTTACAGAACCAGATGGCCAAAACTCCTCAACTCCATTTGTATCCGGCTACCATTTTTCGGAATTAAATTAAGCAATAGAATCAAAAAAAAATACAATAATAATTTAATTGACAATTTAAAGCATGCTGGAATTGAAGTAATTTACTACATCAATCCGGGAATTGAGATTGACAATTTTCCGCACATATCAACCCTTTGGGATCTTGGCCATATTTCTATGTTTGCTTTTCCTGAAGTAAGTATGCACGGAAAGCTGGAGAGCAGAATCGAAAATCTAAACCGGGATATCAATAAAGCACTAATTATTTGTGCAGAATCTGAGGCGGGAAAAAAAGAACTGATCCGGTATTGCCCAGTTAATCCCGACAGAATTCACGTGATACCGATGATTCCAGGCCTGATTGTAAAAGATCAGATTGCTACCGAGCAGGTAGATATCTTAGCGAATGACAAGTTTTTCATTTACCCTGCCAGGTATTGGCCACATAAAAACCATTACAATCTGCTACTTGCCTTCCAACAATTTATATTTAATTTTCCAAAGGTAAAACTTGTATTTACAGGAGCAAATCAAAATAATATTGATTACATTAATAGTGTCATCCAAAGCTTAGGCCTCGAAAAAAATGTTATCCAACTCGGTGTGGTGAGCCTGCCGCAACTGAAATGGTTATACAAAAATGCCATTTCACTGGTAATGCCAACTTTCCTTGGTCCAACCAATATGCCATTAGTTGAAGCCTACCATTTGGGCTGTAAAGTAATTTGTAGCCGATTAGATGGACATGTTGAACAACTGGGAGAAGCAGCCCGATATTTTGATCCGTTAGATCCGAACGAAATTTTTGTTCAAATGAAAAGCCTCTACGAAGAGTCGATTGGATATCAAAAAAAGGCTGTCGAAATCTACTATGACGAAACAATAACAATTGCTGCTCTAAATTCTCTTTTTAAGAAAGTAAAACATATTAAAAGAACCTGGGGTGCCTTAGACGAAATTTCATAA